In Patulibacter sp. SYSU D01012, a single window of DNA contains:
- the fmt gene encoding methionyl-tRNA formyltransferase: MSAAAARVRTVFLGTSWFAADVLRRLVDADHAPALVVTRPDRPAGRGRKLTPPPVADAARELGLPVEQPERLDDDAVARIDAARPDALVVCAYGAIVREPLLSRYPLLNVHPSLLPRWRGAAPVERAIMAGDAETGVSIMELVEELDAGPVIAQETTPIGPDDTYGDVAPRLVELGSRMLVDALDRLADGPLPSTPQPADGVTYAEKIAAADRDLDPSAPAQAQHDHVRALSPHIGARLRLDDGTVLGVRRTRIGEDGGLELLEVQPPGGRPMAYADFLRGRGGR, encoded by the coding sequence ATGAGCGCCGCCGCCGCGCGCGTGCGCACCGTCTTCCTCGGCACGAGCTGGTTCGCCGCCGACGTCCTGCGCCGCCTGGTCGACGCGGACCACGCGCCCGCGCTCGTGGTCACCCGCCCCGATCGCCCGGCGGGCCGCGGCCGCAAGCTCACCCCGCCGCCGGTGGCGGACGCGGCGCGCGAGCTGGGCCTGCCGGTCGAGCAGCCCGAGCGCCTGGACGACGACGCCGTCGCCCGCATCGACGCCGCCCGCCCCGACGCGCTCGTCGTCTGCGCGTACGGCGCGATCGTCCGCGAGCCGCTGCTCTCGCGCTACCCGCTGCTGAACGTCCACCCGTCGCTGCTGCCGCGCTGGCGCGGCGCCGCCCCGGTCGAGCGGGCCATCATGGCCGGCGACGCCGAGACGGGGGTGTCCATCATGGAGCTCGTCGAGGAGCTCGACGCGGGCCCCGTGATCGCGCAGGAGACGACGCCGATCGGCCCGGACGACACGTACGGCGACGTGGCCCCGCGCCTCGTCGAGCTCGGCTCGCGGATGCTGGTCGACGCGCTCGACCGCCTGGCCGACGGCCCGCTGCCGAGCACGCCGCAGCCCGCGGACGGCGTGACGTACGCCGAGAAGATCGCCGCCGCGGACCGCGACCTGGACCCGTCCGCGCCGGCGCAGGCGCAGCACGACCACGTCCGGGCGCTCAGCCCGCACATCGGGGCGCGCCTGCGGCTGGACGACGGCACCGTGCTCGGCGTCCGCCGCACGCGGATCGGCGAGGACGGCGGCCTGGAGCTGCTCGAGGTGCAGCCGCCCGGGGGCCGCCCGATGGCCTACGCGGACTTCCTGCGCGGGCGGGGCGGCCGATGA
- a CDS encoding transcription antitermination factor NusB encodes MSGDGLPQRGSGRPDRWERRPNRGPARTGSPGGGAKRGAQGGPGPGAGGGRSGGTTGGPAGGRPGPAKGGARRPPADGPDRAGAARRAAHEVVVRCLRDGAFADRALHGAAGHLDPRERGQAKRLAFGAIQRRLTLDHVIGQHVDRALDAEVRAALQIGLYELLFSDGTPPRAAVASAVELAKPNVGFRLVNAVLRRVADGGEEARRIPTDETPKGAAIRHSHPLWLVQRWWDWLGPNATRALLAADNEPQELVLRANGLRAGAGEVPGVPFDPEMPEARRVEGGLDVLGDPAWHAGAYVAMSYGSMIVGRAVAPQPGERVLDLCAAPGGKTTHMADLMGGTGSILALEKHGGRARALRRTCERVGATNVEVVHADALEHELPAGSFDRVLLDAPCSGLGTLAAHPDLRWRIQEADLREVERLQGRLLEVAERALAPGGRLVYSVCTLNPGEERLPEGATRRLLPHRDRTDGFYLSAVGG; translated from the coding sequence ATGAGCGGCGACGGGCTGCCGCAGCGTGGGTCGGGGCGCCCGGACCGCTGGGAGCGCCGCCCCAACCGCGGGCCCGCGCGCACCGGGTCGCCCGGGGGCGGCGCGAAGCGCGGCGCCCAGGGCGGCCCCGGGCCCGGCGCCGGCGGCGGCCGGTCCGGGGGGACGACGGGCGGCCCCGCCGGCGGCCGGCCCGGGCCCGCGAAGGGCGGCGCGCGGCGGCCGCCCGCGGACGGCCCCGACCGCGCGGGCGCGGCCCGCCGCGCGGCCCACGAGGTCGTCGTCCGCTGCCTGCGCGACGGCGCCTTCGCCGACCGCGCCCTGCACGGCGCCGCCGGCCACCTGGATCCCCGCGAGCGCGGGCAGGCCAAGCGCTTGGCGTTCGGCGCGATCCAGCGCCGGCTGACGCTCGACCACGTCATCGGCCAGCACGTGGACCGCGCGCTCGACGCCGAGGTCCGCGCCGCGCTGCAGATCGGGCTGTACGAGCTGCTCTTCAGCGACGGCACCCCGCCGCGCGCGGCCGTCGCGTCGGCGGTCGAGCTGGCGAAGCCGAACGTCGGCTTCCGCCTGGTCAACGCGGTGCTGCGCCGCGTCGCCGACGGCGGCGAGGAGGCGCGCCGCATCCCGACGGACGAGACCCCGAAGGGCGCCGCGATCCGTCACAGCCACCCGCTGTGGCTCGTGCAGCGCTGGTGGGACTGGCTGGGCCCGAACGCCACCCGGGCGCTGCTGGCCGCCGACAACGAGCCGCAGGAGCTCGTGCTGCGGGCCAACGGCCTGCGCGCCGGCGCCGGCGAGGTGCCGGGCGTGCCGTTCGACCCCGAGATGCCCGAGGCACGGCGCGTCGAGGGCGGCCTGGACGTGCTGGGCGACCCCGCGTGGCACGCCGGGGCGTACGTCGCGATGTCGTACGGGTCGATGATCGTCGGGCGAGCCGTCGCCCCGCAGCCGGGCGAGCGCGTGCTCGACCTGTGCGCGGCGCCGGGCGGCAAGACGACGCACATGGCCGACCTGATGGGCGGCACCGGGTCGATCCTGGCGCTCGAGAAGCACGGGGGCCGCGCCCGCGCGCTGCGCCGCACGTGCGAGCGGGTGGGCGCGACCAACGTCGAGGTCGTCCACGCCGACGCGCTCGAGCACGAGCTGCCCGCCGGGTCCTTCGACCGCGTCCTGCTCGACGCCCCCTGCAGCGGACTGGGGACGCTCGCGGCCCACCCGGACCTGCGGTGGCGGATCCAGGAGGCCGACCTGCGCGAGGTGGAACGCCTGCAGGGACGCCTGCTCGAGGTGGCCGAGCGCGCCCTCGCGCCCGGCGGACGCCTCGTGTACAGCGTGTGCACGCTCAATCCCGGCGAGGAGCGCCTGCCCGAGGGCGCGACCCGGCGCCTGCTGCCGCACCGCGACCGCACCGACG